One genomic region from Marinobacter szutsaonensis encodes:
- a CDS encoding rhodanese-like domain-containing protein, with protein MIKLQQSVVLCILLLISGLLQADEGFPGRKLYPSVPTIELDQLRDQLDKVTVVDVRSRFEYDTLHITGAHHVALSERDFASRVASLEAETGKPLVFYCNGRSCEKSYRAVVKVEHESAVEAKSFDAGIFDWARANPDRTVLLGQPLDDAGKLLTKEKFEAHLLPPDQFGRELQAAGFAVDARDSKERAGLALFMGWEKRIPFDNRAKWDRLLAERTDHTRPLLIYDAVGKQVQWLQYLLEARGVQNYYFMAGGAKAFFDTL; from the coding sequence ATGATCAAGCTACAGCAATCTGTGGTGCTCTGCATACTTCTGTTGATTTCCGGGCTTCTGCAAGCGGATGAAGGATTTCCCGGAAGAAAACTCTACCCCTCTGTTCCAACCATCGAACTGGATCAACTGCGTGATCAACTGGACAAGGTGACCGTTGTCGACGTTCGCTCCCGTTTTGAATATGACACTCTACACATCACCGGAGCCCATCACGTTGCGCTTTCAGAACGCGACTTCGCGAGCCGGGTCGCCAGCCTCGAGGCTGAAACCGGCAAACCTTTAGTCTTTTACTGTAATGGCCGTTCCTGCGAGAAATCCTACCGGGCGGTCGTGAAAGTCGAGCATGAAAGTGCTGTGGAAGCTAAGTCATTCGATGCCGGAATCTTCGATTGGGCCCGCGCCAATCCGGACCGTACTGTTCTGCTCGGCCAGCCACTGGACGATGCCGGCAAACTGCTTACCAAGGAAAAATTCGAGGCTCATCTGTTGCCGCCGGATCAGTTCGGCCGCGAACTCCAGGCAGCCGGCTTTGCGGTCGATGCCCGGGATTCCAAGGAACGTGCCGGGCTGGCGCTGTTCATGGGCTGGGAGAAGAGAATTCCTTTCGACAACCGTGCGAAGTGGGACCGACTGCTCGCCGAACGCACCGATCACACGAGGCCCTTGCTGATCTATGATGCAGTAGGTAAGCAGGTTCAGTGGCTGCAATACCTCCTGGAAGCGAGGGGAGTGCAGAACTATTACTTCATGGCCGGCGGTGCAAAAGCCTTCTTCGATACTCTTTAA
- the fdhF gene encoding formate dehydrogenase subunit alpha: MSHRKPAMRDATTSFTLTVDDVEVQASPGETLWQVAKRAGETIPHLCFKDAPGYRADGNCRACMVEIEGERVLAASCIREATPGMVVRSAGSTRAQEARRVVLELLLADQPERAQSPDQSSHLWHTADQLAIDASAVGQRLPVRSDRDEPTVHHVVPRSDSLAHARGHDTSHSAMSVNLDACITCGLCERACREVQGNDVIGLAHRGAASKVVFDFDDPMGDSTCVACGECVQACPTGALMPATLIDDQGCGDSAMADRTVDSVCPYCGVGCQLTYHVKDEPAHAAQGAGNQQGRILFVEGRDGPSNQGRLCVKGRFGFDYPAHPARLTRPLVRRSGVPKGLDPDFDPANPLTHFREASWKEALDLAANGLTQLKAEHGPDALAGFGSAKCSNEEAWLFQKLVRTGFGSNNVDHCTRLCHASSVAALMECLGSGAVTASFMQALQADVVILTGCNPAVNHPVAATFFKQAARNGTKLIIIDPRGQALDAYAWRSLRFSPGGDVALFNAMLHVIIDEGLYDQTYIDAHTEGFEALAASVGEMTPEVMSSLCGVEPEAIREVARAYAGAEKAMIFWGMGISQHVHGTDNARCLISMALACGHTGRPGTGLHPLRGQNNVQGASDAGLIPMVLPDYHPVGDAQLRAAFEELWSTKLDPEPGLTVVEIMNAILAGTIKGMYILGENPAMSDPDLTHARAALAVLEHLVVQDLFVTETAQFADVILPAAAWSEKSGTVTNTNRQVQMGRAALAPPGEAKPDWWIIQEMARRFGLGWDYAGPEQVFSEMKQGMHSLDHISWARLEREGSVTYPCPADDAPGHDVVFSDAFPRVGGRARFSPTRPLPPDEPVDDAYPIVLTTGRLLEHWHTGAMTRRSRVLDEREPEAAAFLAPAELVCLGVESGDPIHIATRRGSITLTARADQTMPEGMVFVPFAFVEAAANLLTNPALDPDGKIPEFKYAACRLSPA, translated from the coding sequence ATGAGCCATCGAAAACCAGCCATGCGCGATGCGACCACAAGCTTTACCCTCACCGTGGACGACGTTGAAGTTCAGGCCTCCCCCGGCGAAACCCTTTGGCAGGTGGCCAAGCGTGCCGGCGAGACCATTCCGCACTTATGCTTCAAAGACGCCCCGGGCTACCGCGCGGATGGCAATTGCCGCGCCTGCATGGTGGAGATAGAAGGGGAACGGGTGCTCGCCGCAAGCTGTATCCGCGAGGCAACGCCCGGCATGGTCGTGCGAAGTGCCGGTTCTACCCGTGCCCAGGAGGCCCGCAGAGTGGTACTGGAATTGCTGCTGGCTGACCAGCCCGAGCGAGCGCAAAGCCCGGACCAGTCTAGCCACCTGTGGCATACGGCGGATCAATTAGCTATCGATGCCAGCGCCGTGGGCCAGCGCCTCCCGGTGCGTTCGGATCGGGACGAGCCCACGGTTCACCACGTTGTGCCGAGATCGGATTCGCTGGCCCATGCCCGGGGCCATGACACCAGCCACTCCGCCATGAGCGTCAATCTGGACGCCTGCATCACCTGCGGCTTGTGCGAGCGTGCCTGCCGCGAGGTTCAGGGCAACGACGTCATTGGTCTGGCGCACCGTGGCGCCGCATCCAAGGTCGTGTTCGATTTCGATGATCCCATGGGTGACAGCACCTGCGTTGCCTGCGGCGAATGCGTGCAGGCCTGCCCGACCGGGGCTCTGATGCCCGCCACTCTGATCGATGACCAGGGCTGCGGAGACTCCGCCATGGCCGATCGCACCGTTGACTCCGTCTGTCCCTATTGCGGGGTGGGGTGCCAGCTGACCTATCACGTGAAAGACGAGCCTGCCCATGCCGCACAAGGCGCTGGAAATCAGCAAGGACGAATCCTCTTTGTGGAGGGCAGGGACGGGCCCTCAAACCAGGGCCGGCTCTGTGTGAAAGGTCGCTTCGGCTTCGATTACCCGGCGCACCCTGCGCGTCTTACCCGGCCACTGGTCCGTCGGTCGGGCGTACCCAAGGGTCTTGATCCCGACTTTGATCCGGCCAATCCGTTAACCCACTTTCGAGAAGCAAGCTGGAAAGAAGCACTGGATCTGGCAGCAAACGGGTTAACCCAACTTAAAGCAGAGCACGGCCCCGACGCGCTCGCCGGCTTTGGCAGCGCCAAGTGTTCCAACGAAGAAGCCTGGCTGTTCCAGAAACTGGTGCGTACAGGCTTTGGTTCCAACAATGTTGATCACTGCACCCGGCTCTGCCACGCCAGCTCAGTGGCTGCGTTGATGGAGTGTCTGGGCTCTGGCGCGGTCACCGCTTCGTTCATGCAGGCGCTTCAGGCGGATGTGGTGATCCTCACCGGCTGCAACCCGGCGGTTAACCATCCGGTGGCCGCCACCTTCTTCAAACAGGCGGCGCGAAACGGCACCAAACTTATCATCATTGATCCCCGGGGCCAGGCGCTGGATGCCTACGCCTGGCGCAGCCTGCGTTTTTCGCCGGGAGGCGACGTTGCACTGTTCAATGCCATGCTCCACGTGATCATCGACGAGGGCCTGTATGACCAGACCTACATCGATGCCCACACCGAAGGCTTCGAGGCACTGGCTGCAAGTGTCGGGGAGATGACACCAGAGGTAATGAGTTCCCTCTGTGGCGTTGAACCGGAAGCTATTCGCGAAGTGGCCCGGGCTTATGCCGGAGCAGAAAAAGCGATGATCTTCTGGGGCATGGGCATTTCCCAGCATGTGCATGGTACCGACAACGCCCGCTGCCTGATCTCAATGGCCCTTGCCTGCGGCCACACCGGCCGGCCCGGCACTGGTCTGCACCCCTTGCGGGGGCAAAACAACGTTCAGGGCGCTTCAGACGCTGGTCTCATCCCCATGGTGCTGCCTGACTACCATCCGGTGGGTGATGCACAGCTGCGCGCCGCTTTCGAGGAGCTCTGGAGCACCAAACTTGATCCCGAACCGGGGCTCACCGTTGTCGAGATTATGAACGCCATTCTGGCGGGGACAATCAAGGGCATGTACATCCTTGGCGAAAATCCTGCGATGTCCGACCCGGATCTGACCCACGCCCGCGCCGCGCTCGCTGTTCTCGAGCACCTGGTGGTGCAAGACCTGTTCGTCACCGAGACTGCCCAGTTTGCCGACGTCATCCTGCCCGCCGCCGCCTGGTCGGAAAAATCAGGCACGGTCACCAACACCAACCGGCAGGTGCAAATGGGCCGTGCCGCTCTGGCGCCGCCCGGGGAGGCAAAACCCGACTGGTGGATTATCCAGGAAATGGCCCGACGTTTCGGGCTGGGGTGGGACTACGCCGGCCCCGAGCAAGTATTCTCCGAGATGAAGCAGGGCATGCATTCGCTCGATCATATCTCCTGGGCTCGCCTGGAACGCGAAGGTTCAGTGACCTATCCATGCCCCGCCGACGACGCACCAGGGCACGACGTGGTCTTCTCCGATGCCTTCCCGCGCGTTGGGGGGCGGGCCAGATTCTCGCCGACCCGGCCGCTTCCGCCCGATGAGCCGGTGGATGACGCCTATCCCATCGTTCTGACTACCGGGCGCCTCCTGGAGCACTGGCACACCGGTGCTATGACCCGTCGCAGCCGGGTACTGGATGAGCGGGAGCCAGAAGCAGCGGCCTTCCTGGCACCCGCTGAGTTGGTTTGCCTGGGCGTCGAATCGGGAGACCCCATCCATATCGCCACCCGGCGCGGCAGTATCACCCTGACCGCACGAGCCGATCAGACCATGCCCGAGGGCATGGTGTTCGTACCCTTCGCCTTCGTGGAAGCGGCGGCCAACCTGCTTACCAACCCGGCGCTGGACCCGGACGGGAAGATTCCGGAATTCAAGTATGCGGCCTGTCGGCTGAGCCCGGCGTAA
- a CDS encoding NADH-ubiquinone oxidoreductase-F iron-sulfur binding region domain-containing protein encodes MRTDEKKVKPRRASPRGRQLEPAVLAELRDLLGDERIDPTLRRRDRLIEHLHALQDNCGYLSLPRLRALASFMNLPMAALYETATFYAHFDVIHDEQTPPPALTLRVCDSLSCRLAGAEALHQALSDGADPETVRVKRAPCMGRCETAPVVAVGHHHVLNANIENVEAAVEQGQVQPEEVSWQRLSDYRSAGGYQLLADCREGRVSIESLVRELEHAGLRGLGGAGFPTFRKWQAVRAEPGPRYAVINADEGEPGTFKDRYYLEREPHGFLEGALVSAWAVEAEALYIYLRDEYPGLHRVLKDAIAELEAAGIVEAGFVILRRGAGAYICGEESALIESLEGKPGKPRHRPPFVAQKGLFGQPTLVNNVETVYWIPRIHAQGSDWFASQGRHGRRGLRSFSVSGRVARPGVHLAPAGITLNELIEEYCGGMTEGHRLLAYLPGGASGGILPASKADIPLDFDTLQEHGCFIGSAAVIVLSDQDDLATAARNLLSFFADESCGQCTPCRLGTEKMLTLLQRDTWDEETLQQLARVMADASICGLGQAAPNPVLSLLRDFRSELASSNLIAKG; translated from the coding sequence ATGAGAACAGACGAAAAAAAGGTCAAACCCCGGCGTGCTTCGCCTCGTGGCCGTCAACTGGAACCCGCTGTATTGGCGGAGCTGCGGGACCTGCTCGGTGACGAACGTATCGACCCGACATTGCGCCGCCGCGATCGACTGATCGAACATCTGCATGCGCTTCAAGACAACTGTGGTTATCTCTCCTTGCCCCGGCTCCGGGCCCTCGCGTCTTTCATGAATCTGCCCATGGCCGCCCTTTATGAAACGGCCACCTTTTACGCTCATTTCGATGTTATTCACGATGAACAAACACCACCACCTGCGTTGACCCTACGGGTGTGTGACTCGCTCTCCTGTCGTTTGGCCGGAGCGGAGGCGTTGCATCAAGCGCTGTCTGATGGAGCTGATCCCGAAACTGTGAGGGTAAAGCGCGCACCCTGCATGGGTCGCTGCGAGACTGCGCCCGTGGTGGCCGTGGGGCATCACCATGTGCTGAATGCCAACATTGAGAATGTTGAGGCCGCGGTAGAGCAGGGGCAGGTCCAGCCCGAGGAGGTCTCCTGGCAACGTCTGTCCGATTATCGCTCGGCCGGTGGTTATCAACTGCTAGCGGATTGCCGTGAAGGCCGGGTGAGCATCGAATCGCTGGTGAGGGAACTGGAGCATGCCGGGCTGCGTGGCCTCGGCGGCGCCGGATTTCCCACCTTCCGCAAATGGCAGGCAGTGCGGGCGGAACCGGGCCCACGATACGCTGTGATAAACGCCGACGAGGGTGAACCGGGCACATTCAAAGATCGCTATTACCTGGAACGTGAACCCCACGGATTCCTGGAGGGCGCGCTGGTTAGCGCCTGGGCGGTTGAAGCGGAGGCGCTCTACATCTATCTGCGGGATGAATATCCCGGCCTGCACAGGGTATTGAAGGATGCTATTGCCGAGCTGGAAGCGGCCGGAATCGTTGAGGCGGGTTTTGTTATCCTGCGGCGTGGGGCGGGTGCCTATATCTGCGGTGAGGAGTCAGCCCTTATCGAGTCCCTGGAGGGCAAACCCGGCAAGCCACGGCATCGCCCGCCTTTCGTCGCCCAGAAAGGTCTGTTTGGTCAACCCACCCTGGTCAACAACGTCGAGACGGTCTACTGGATCCCGCGCATCCATGCCCAGGGTTCCGACTGGTTCGCCAGCCAGGGGCGGCATGGTCGCCGCGGCCTTCGGAGCTTTTCGGTCTCCGGTCGGGTCGCCCGGCCCGGGGTTCACCTCGCCCCCGCGGGCATCACCCTCAATGAGTTGATAGAGGAATACTGCGGCGGCATGACGGAAGGCCATCGCCTGCTGGCCTATCTGCCCGGCGGGGCCTCCGGTGGCATACTGCCCGCCAGCAAAGCAGACATTCCCCTGGATTTCGATACGTTGCAGGAGCACGGCTGTTTCATCGGCTCTGCTGCGGTGATTGTTCTGTCTGATCAGGACGATCTGGCCACGGCAGCCCGCAACCTTCTGAGCTTTTTCGCGGATGAATCCTGCGGACAATGCACTCCCTGCCGCTTGGGCACCGAGAAAATGCTCACGTTGCTGCAACGCGACACCTGGGATGAGGAAACGCTCCAGCAGCTGGCCAGAGTGATGGCGGATGCTTCTATTTGCGGTCTGGGTCAGGCCGCACCCAATCCTGTGTTGAGTCTGCTGCGAGACTTCCGCAGCGAACTCGCCAGCAGCAACCTGATAGCGAAAGGTTAG
- a CDS encoding phosphoribosyltransferase family protein, producing the protein MAETRFKDRKDAGARLAGVLADMDIEPNAVVLGLPRGGVPVGYEIARQLHLQLDFLNIRKLGVPWQPEVAMGAVGEDGIPHLNSELVRSLAITSEQIKRVRDLELSVIRERKKAYRGYAPTADLQGRTVILVDDGIATGATMDLAIEVVRNAGARSLIVAIPAGPEGTTEKYEDMVEHCICLQEPADFNYVGQFYRNFNPVTDEEVCELLQANFEALNRGAS; encoded by the coding sequence ATGGCTGAAACTCGCTTCAAGGACAGGAAGGACGCCGGTGCCCGGTTGGCCGGGGTGCTGGCAGATATGGATATTGAGCCTAACGCCGTGGTTCTGGGTCTTCCCCGGGGAGGAGTTCCCGTCGGCTACGAAATTGCCCGTCAGCTGCACTTACAGCTGGATTTCCTGAACATTCGCAAACTCGGGGTGCCATGGCAGCCCGAGGTGGCCATGGGAGCAGTGGGAGAGGACGGGATACCGCACCTGAATTCGGAGCTGGTGCGTTCGCTGGCGATCACTTCGGAGCAGATAAAACGGGTAAGGGATCTGGAACTCAGCGTCATCCGCGAGCGTAAAAAGGCCTACCGGGGCTATGCTCCGACAGCGGATCTCCAGGGCCGGACGGTGATTCTGGTCGACGATGGCATCGCAACCGGCGCCACCATGGACCTGGCGATTGAGGTGGTCAGAAACGCCGGAGCAAGATCACTGATTGTGGCCATTCCGGCCGGGCCGGAAGGCACGACCGAAAAATACGAAGATATGGTTGAGCACTGCATCTGCCTGCAGGAGCCGGCAGACTTCAATTATGTCGGCCAGTTCTACCGGAATTTTAATCCGGTGACGGACGAGGAGGTGTGCGAGCTATTGCAGGCAAACTTTGAGGCACTCAATCGGGGAGCGTCATGA
- a CDS encoding cold-shock protein — protein MSTTTGTVKFFNESKGFGFITRESGPDVFVHYSAIQGGGFKTLAEGQQVEFTVTQGQKGPQAENVVGL, from the coding sequence ATGTCTACTACTACCGGCACCGTCAAGTTCTTCAACGAATCCAAGGGCTTCGGCTTCATCACTCGCGAAAGCGGCCCGGACGTATTCGTTCACTACAGCGCTATTCAGGGCGGCGGTTTCAAGACTCTGGCTGAAGGCCAGCAGGTCGAGTTCACCGTGACCCAGGGCCAGAAAGGTCCTCAGGCGGAAAACGTGGTTGGTCTGTAA
- a CDS encoding AAA family ATPase yields the protein MRLERLRIEQVRQFRNPIALEGLQPGINLIHGPNESGKSTLVRAIRAAFFERHRSKSVEDLRPWGDSAAAPSIELGFEHGGHQWSLTKSFLQRKRCDLQVDGQAFSGEEAEEKLAELLGYQFPKKGASKEEHWGIPGLLWVEQGTGQDIEKAVEHAGDHLKSALNNLVGEVASTGGDDVIQAVEKQRAELLTGTGKPRGEYLQLEKERAELEVEMAELQARIGQYQAQVDRLGTLTAEFEKANRERPWEEARRRMEQAQEQFRQVESLQAQQVREQETLDHVRQNLNLLRQNLEQMQSQGKKLEQRETDLRKAREILAQEEARTPAFDKALQDARESYDAAIKIVEQARQLESLTRLKQEVARLESQHKTLRQNLDKAAEFQQKLDEARKEKQENRIDPDLVQQARVTQRQLDEEAIRSQTIATRLTWQLEQGHSLHLGGESIEGEGERRLLEETTLEIPGVGRFGITPGGEDLASVRRTLAHLEQTLGEHLRALGVRNVEDAEQKLARLRDAENRLKHTEDLLASVAPQGLERLRTETRDTLADLEARKGELCALLKSAEMGDTNLPGLAEAERSRKDAEERLSEAETARSKHQTAILTARQNVENANREWQQLREELHNSESQRQLRELADKITESEKREATVLGNLEALTKKIREARPELLQQDIQRFRQAAETQQKAQENRERELRDIRVRLEAWGAEGLEELLSEKSGEFEHINRRYDELNRRARALDLLLNVLTGKRQALTRRLQAPLQKHLDHYLSVLFPEATLEVDEHLMPGRFTRGNELGQMTELSFGAREQMGLISRLAYADLLQEAGRPTLIILDDTLVHSDAERLDGMKRILFDAAQRHQILLFTCHPENWQDLGVEPRDLQALKSEPVA from the coding sequence CTGATCCATGGCCCGAACGAGTCCGGTAAGAGCACTCTGGTGCGAGCTATCCGGGCCGCCTTTTTTGAACGGCACCGCTCCAAATCCGTTGAAGACCTGCGCCCCTGGGGCGACTCTGCAGCGGCCCCGTCGATTGAACTGGGTTTCGAGCACGGCGGCCACCAATGGTCACTGACCAAAAGTTTCCTCCAGCGTAAACGTTGTGATCTGCAGGTGGATGGCCAGGCTTTCAGCGGTGAAGAGGCCGAAGAGAAACTGGCGGAGTTGCTGGGCTATCAGTTCCCCAAGAAAGGCGCGAGCAAGGAAGAACACTGGGGTATCCCGGGATTGCTCTGGGTCGAGCAGGGTACCGGCCAGGATATCGAGAAGGCCGTTGAGCACGCCGGCGATCACCTGAAATCCGCCCTCAACAATCTGGTTGGCGAAGTGGCGAGCACCGGCGGCGATGACGTGATCCAGGCCGTGGAAAAACAGCGTGCGGAGCTGCTTACCGGAACCGGAAAACCCCGGGGGGAATACCTGCAGCTGGAAAAGGAGCGGGCCGAGCTGGAAGTCGAGATGGCTGAGTTGCAGGCACGGATCGGGCAATACCAGGCCCAGGTAGATCGCCTTGGCACACTGACGGCGGAATTTGAGAAAGCGAATCGGGAGCGGCCCTGGGAAGAGGCCCGCCGGAGGATGGAGCAGGCTCAGGAACAATTTCGTCAGGTCGAGTCCCTTCAGGCGCAGCAGGTCAGAGAGCAGGAGACACTCGATCATGTGCGCCAGAATCTGAATCTGCTCCGCCAGAATCTTGAGCAAATGCAGAGTCAGGGCAAAAAACTGGAACAGCGTGAAACCGATCTCCGTAAGGCCCGGGAGATTCTGGCACAGGAGGAGGCTCGAACTCCCGCTTTCGACAAGGCTCTACAGGATGCGCGTGAAAGCTATGACGCAGCGATCAAGATCGTCGAACAGGCCCGCCAGCTGGAAAGTCTGACCAGGCTCAAACAGGAAGTTGCTCGGCTGGAAAGCCAGCACAAGACTCTCCGGCAAAACCTGGATAAGGCCGCCGAATTCCAGCAAAAGCTGGATGAGGCCAGAAAAGAGAAGCAGGAGAACAGGATTGACCCTGATCTGGTGCAACAGGCCAGGGTGACCCAGCGCCAGCTGGACGAAGAAGCAATCAGGTCCCAGACCATAGCCACACGCTTGACCTGGCAGCTGGAGCAGGGGCACAGCCTGCATCTCGGTGGCGAAAGCATCGAGGGGGAGGGCGAGCGTCGCCTGCTCGAGGAAACCACCCTGGAGATTCCCGGTGTGGGACGCTTCGGAATTACGCCTGGTGGAGAAGATCTGGCGAGTGTCCGGCGCACCCTGGCGCATCTTGAGCAAACCCTGGGCGAACATCTGCGAGCACTTGGCGTCCGTAACGTTGAAGATGCGGAACAGAAGCTGGCCCGGCTTCGGGATGCGGAGAACCGGCTGAAGCACACTGAGGATCTGTTGGCGTCGGTTGCGCCACAGGGACTGGAACGTCTTCGGACTGAAACCCGGGATACCCTGGCGGACCTGGAGGCTCGAAAAGGGGAGCTCTGTGCGCTACTGAAATCTGCGGAAATGGGTGACACCAATCTCCCGGGCCTTGCTGAGGCAGAAAGGTCAAGAAAAGATGCGGAGGAGCGTCTTTCTGAAGCCGAAACTGCCCGGAGCAAACACCAGACGGCCATCCTCACTGCCAGACAGAATGTGGAGAACGCCAACCGGGAATGGCAGCAACTCAGGGAGGAATTGCATAATTCCGAAAGCCAGCGCCAGCTTCGTGAACTTGCCGACAAAATCACGGAATCGGAGAAGCGGGAAGCGACAGTGCTGGGTAACCTGGAGGCACTGACCAAAAAGATTCGTGAGGCCCGGCCGGAACTGCTTCAACAGGATATCCAGCGCTTCCGGCAGGCGGCAGAAACACAGCAGAAAGCCCAGGAAAACCGGGAGCGGGAGCTCCGGGATATAAGGGTCCGGCTGGAAGCCTGGGGGGCAGAAGGCCTTGAGGAGTTGCTCAGCGAGAAATCCGGCGAGTTTGAGCACATCAATCGCCGCTACGATGAACTGAACCGGCGTGCCCGGGCGCTTGATCTGCTTTTGAATGTGCTTACCGGGAAACGTCAGGCGTTGACCCGTCGCTTGCAGGCACCGCTACAAAAACACCTGGATCACTACCTTTCGGTACTCTTCCCCGAGGCGACGCTGGAGGTGGATGAACACTTGATGCCGGGCAGGTTTACCCGTGGTAACGAGCTGGGACAGATGACCGAACTGAGTTTCGGGGCGCGCGAGCAGATGGGGCTGATCAGCCGGTTGGCCTATGCGGATCTGCTACAGGAAGCGGGGCGACCAACCCTGATTATCCTGGACGATACCCTGGTTCACTCCGATGCGGAGCGGCTGGATGGTATGAAGCGGATTCTGTTCGATGCGGCGCAGCGGCATCAGATTCTGTTGTTCACTTGCCATCCGGAAAACTGGCAGGATCTGGGCGTCGAGCCCAGGGATCTGCAGGCGCTGAAAAGCGAGCCAGTCGCCTGA
- a CDS encoding diguanylate cyclase has product MQLSPETRLKAILDGTGAGTWEWNLDTNDVIFNERWAGMLGYTLDELAPVTFGTWERLCHPADLELAWKALQRYLDGKGPQFECVIRMRHKDGDWRYIHTRGMLLNGTHTDQPRWLMGTHLDVTEEKVTEHRLSQLAESLPGLIYTFVMEPDGGYYFTYMSRKVEDFFGITPEEACADAELIFQHIHPEDREAVHDSIADSFSTLEQWECDYRVINSGMTGWLRGVAKPEQEPDGKVVWQGMVINIDDEKRLELELERLSVTDELTGLFNRRYFLRKLEETAAQQDRYGGEFSLVAVDLDHFKAINDAYGHPVGDAVLKRFGELIQRRVRKSDVVARTGGEEFLILMPQTSLENAAQVAEDLRGAIENESFVGDESQNFRVTLSAGVVSCTDEVVTVRDLLSICDRSLYRAKRQGRNRIMVQYPLSGRQA; this is encoded by the coding sequence ATGCAGCTATCTCCGGAAACCCGTCTCAAGGCCATACTGGATGGCACTGGTGCAGGCACCTGGGAATGGAACCTGGACACCAACGACGTCATTTTTAACGAGCGTTGGGCGGGCATGTTGGGGTACACCCTGGATGAACTTGCTCCGGTGACCTTTGGTACCTGGGAACGCCTGTGCCATCCGGCAGATCTTGAGCTGGCGTGGAAAGCCCTACAGAGATACCTGGATGGCAAAGGGCCTCAATTTGAGTGTGTCATCCGGATGCGGCACAAGGATGGTGACTGGCGTTACATCCACACCCGCGGAATGCTGCTAAACGGTACGCATACTGATCAACCACGCTGGCTCATGGGAACCCATCTCGATGTAACCGAAGAGAAGGTCACCGAGCACCGGCTGTCGCAGCTGGCAGAGTCTCTGCCGGGCCTTATTTATACCTTTGTCATGGAACCGGACGGGGGCTACTACTTCACGTATATGAGCAGGAAGGTCGAGGATTTCTTTGGAATTACACCAGAGGAAGCCTGTGCCGATGCTGAGTTGATTTTCCAGCATATTCACCCTGAAGATCGCGAAGCCGTTCATGATTCCATTGCCGACTCTTTCAGCACTCTGGAACAATGGGAATGCGATTACCGGGTCATCAACAGTGGAATGACTGGCTGGCTTCGGGGCGTGGCCAAGCCAGAACAGGAGCCGGATGGCAAGGTGGTCTGGCAGGGCATGGTGATTAACATTGACGATGAAAAACGCCTGGAGCTGGAGCTCGAAAGACTGTCCGTTACTGATGAGCTTACCGGGCTATTCAATCGTCGCTACTTCCTACGCAAACTGGAAGAGACCGCTGCCCAGCAGGATCGCTATGGCGGGGAGTTTTCCCTGGTTGCAGTGGATCTCGACCACTTCAAGGCAATCAACGACGCTTACGGCCACCCGGTCGGGGATGCGGTCCTGAAGCGGTTCGGTGAGCTGATCCAGCGCAGGGTACGAAAATCCGACGTGGTAGCCCGGACCGGGGGCGAGGAATTTCTCATACTGATGCCACAGACGTCCCTTGAGAACGCGGCCCAGGTGGCGGAAGATCTTCGGGGCGCCATTGAAAACGAGAGCTTTGTCGGTGATGAAAGTCAGAATTTCCGGGTCACCCTGAGCGCCGGGGTGGTCAGCTGCACGGACGAGGTTGTGACGGTTCGTGATTTGCTTTCAATCTGTGACCGATCCCTTTATCGGGCAAAGCGACAGGGACGTAACCGGATCATGGTGCAGTACCCACTATCCGGTAGGCAGGCCTGA